One Thalassotalea hakodatensis DNA segment encodes these proteins:
- a CDS encoding LytR/AlgR family response regulator transcription factor → MMQINYLIIDDEPIAHTLIESFAEDIDYMNLIGNCHSAMSALPLLTTHQIDLIFLDINMPKLNGFEFLKTLTYPPQIIIISAHREHAVESYEYTIADYLLKPFNFERFFKSLQKVMNNMTTESTLTSQPAIGSVRQTRATNIDEYIEQSIFIKDEKKNHKVALSDIIYIKAEGNYTSVNLKNRHILSQMKISDFDQLLPKKSFSRIHRSYIVAHHAITLVSANEIKLDNISLPIGRVYKDNIRNLIDNNLLIIN, encoded by the coding sequence ATGATGCAAATAAATTACTTGATAATTGATGATGAGCCAATCGCTCATACACTCATAGAAAGCTTCGCTGAAGATATCGACTATATGAACTTGATAGGTAATTGTCATAGTGCTATGTCTGCTTTGCCTTTGTTAACAACACATCAAATTGATTTGATATTTTTAGATATTAACATGCCAAAACTCAACGGCTTTGAGTTTTTGAAAACATTAACATACCCACCGCAAATTATCATTATTTCTGCTCATAGAGAACACGCCGTAGAAAGCTACGAATATACAATTGCTGATTATTTACTTAAACCGTTTAATTTTGAACGTTTTTTTAAATCTCTTCAGAAAGTCATGAACAATATGACTACAGAATCAACACTCACTTCGCAACCAGCGATAGGTTCAGTTAGACAAACAAGAGCCACCAACATTGACGAATATATTGAGCAAAGCATCTTTATTAAAGACGAGAAAAAAAACCATAAAGTCGCACTTAGCGATATTATTTATATAAAAGCGGAAGGTAATTACACGTCTGTTAATTTAAAGAATCGTCACATTTTAAGCCAAATGAAAATTTCGGACTTTGATCAACTGTTACCAAAAAAAAGCTTCAGCCGAATACATAGATCATACATAGTTGCTCATCACGCGATTACACTTGTCAGTGCAAATGAAATAAAGCTTGATAACATATCACTGCCAATAGGAAGAGTATATAAAGACAATATTCGCAACCTAATTGACAATAACTTATTGATCATTAATTAA
- a CDS encoding Acg family FMN-binding oxidoreductase: protein MFLKTGSAVVAVTGVAASGLWFNTRTPTKAFEPWQHASRGYGDPRLDALAYAILAPNPHNRQPWQVHLNKQNSMDLYCDLERRLPHTDPFDRQITIGLGCFTELFVMAANNLGYDVTVESFPDGEPQPRLDKRPIARFTLEKSAAIKTDPLFEQVFTRRTSKIHFDTTREISASTMATLLSTSHSSGSSDSNIVNKIRKISYQSLSVEMTTPNTLRESVDLMRIGRTEIEAQPDGISMIGAPMELLNKVGMMTREGMRDPNNAMNVQALSVFKEKFNTSMGFVWVTTKTNSRKEQLQAGRDYVKLNLQATALNIGIQPVSQALQEFPEMDKQFKDIHSLLAVRQPNRIQMLARIGYCHQVEPSPRWPLESVILTT, encoded by the coding sequence ATGTTTTTAAAAACCGGTAGTGCGGTGGTAGCTGTAACAGGCGTTGCTGCAAGCGGCTTATGGTTTAACACACGCACACCAACAAAAGCTTTTGAGCCTTGGCAACATGCAAGCAGAGGATACGGTGATCCTCGCTTAGATGCGCTTGCCTACGCAATTCTAGCGCCAAATCCTCATAATCGTCAGCCTTGGCAAGTGCACCTTAATAAGCAAAACAGTATGGATTTATATTGTGACTTAGAGCGTCGCTTACCGCATACCGATCCTTTTGATCGTCAAATAACCATAGGTTTAGGTTGTTTCACTGAATTATTTGTTATGGCTGCCAATAATTTAGGTTATGACGTTACTGTTGAAAGTTTCCCTGATGGTGAGCCTCAGCCAAGGTTGGACAAGCGACCTATTGCTAGGTTCACCTTAGAGAAGTCAGCAGCCATCAAAACTGATCCGCTCTTTGAGCAAGTTTTTACTCGTCGCACGTCGAAAATCCATTTTGATACTACTAGAGAAATAAGTGCTTCTACTATGGCAACGTTACTATCAACCAGTCACTCAAGTGGAAGTAGCGATAGTAATATTGTTAACAAAATTAGAAAGATTAGCTATCAAAGTTTAAGTGTTGAAATGACAACACCAAATACACTAAGAGAAAGTGTCGACCTTATGAGAATTGGTCGGACTGAAATTGAAGCACAGCCAGATGGTATTTCAATGATAGGTGCACCTATGGAGCTACTTAACAAAGTGGGCATGATGACACGCGAAGGGATGAGAGATCCAAATAACGCTATGAATGTACAAGCGCTGTCAGTATTTAAAGAGAAATTCAACACTTCAATGGGGTTTGTTTGGGTAACCACTAAAACCAATAGTCGTAAAGAGCAACTACAAGCCGGTCGTGATTATGTTAAATTAAACTTACAAGCAACCGCGTTGAATATAGGTATACAACCTGTAAGTCAAGCTTTACAAGAATTTCCTGAAATGGATAAACAATTTAAAGACATTCACAGTTTATTAGCGGTAAGACAACCAAATAGGATTCAAATGTTAGCCCGAATAGGGTATTGTCATCAAGTTGAACCAAGCCCACGCTGGCCATTAGAATCTGTGATATTAACTACTTGA
- a CDS encoding MarR family winged helix-turn-helix transcriptional regulator — MSKDNEGEQSLDPVMAFFRNIAVIEQLSRARMERALPDGMQASHFGVLSHMCRMDRRKSPAELANIFQVARPSMTNTLQKLAAKGYILIEEDPNDGRGKLVQITSKGRQVFSQAIQTIAPLYKDTIDTLGIDLFKELLLGLDKVRSYMDNNRS, encoded by the coding sequence ATGTCGAAAGATAATGAAGGAGAGCAATCCCTTGATCCTGTCATGGCATTTTTTCGTAATATTGCAGTTATAGAGCAACTATCACGAGCACGAATGGAGCGAGCGCTTCCGGATGGTATGCAAGCATCTCACTTCGGTGTGCTCAGTCATATGTGCCGAATGGATCGTCGAAAAAGTCCAGCTGAATTAGCTAATATTTTTCAAGTTGCTCGCCCGTCAATGACCAATACCCTACAAAAACTTGCCGCTAAAGGCTATATCCTGATCGAAGAAGATCCTAATGATGGCCGAGGCAAGCTCGTTCAAATTACCAGTAAAGGTCGGCAAGTTTTTAGCCAAGCTATACAAACAATAGCCCCTTTGTATAAAGACACCATAGATACTCTGGGGATTGACCTCTTTAAGGAACTTTTACTTGGTCTGGATAAGGTAAGAAGCTATATGGATAACAATAGATCTTAA
- a CDS encoding sensor histidine kinase, whose product MFLTFSLMIPLVYLLHDRNKQRQHIAHLHEETLKSELNLLKSQINPHFFFNTLNNLYGLATEKSELTQEVIYKLSQMMRFTIYEGRKNTVTLADEVDYLENFIELNIIRYKHKIDIKFEQKIDDKQQRIPPLLFINLLENAFKHGVDSQLESQYIHFSLTTTKTTIMFNIENNFDKITCDKNKAIRRSGGLGTENLSRRLALLFPNKHSYTRYIEGNQYIANVTINLA is encoded by the coding sequence ATGTTTCTTACCTTTTCATTAATGATCCCTTTAGTTTATCTGTTACATGATCGAAATAAACAACGACAGCACATTGCTCATTTACATGAAGAAACCCTAAAATCTGAACTTAATTTGCTAAAGAGCCAAATAAACCCGCATTTCTTTTTTAATACGTTAAATAACTTATATGGCTTAGCGACAGAAAAGTCAGAGCTGACTCAAGAAGTGATTTATAAACTTTCACAAATGATGCGTTTTACGATTTATGAAGGACGAAAAAATACAGTAACCTTAGCAGACGAAGTTGACTATTTAGAAAATTTTATTGAGCTTAATATTATTCGCTACAAACACAAAATTGATATCAAATTTGAACAAAAAATAGACGATAAACAACAACGAATTCCACCTTTGCTTTTTATTAATTTATTAGAAAATGCCTTTAAACATGGTGTTGATAGCCAACTAGAAAGTCAATATATTCATTTCTCATTAACAACCACTAAAACAACAATCATGTTCAATATAGAAAATAATTTCGACAAAATAACGTGTGATAAAAATAAAGCGATTCGCCGCTCTGGTGGTCTTGGTACAGAAAATTTATCACGTCGTTTAGCGTTACTGTTTCCGAATAAACATTCGTATACTCGCTATATTGAAGGTAACCAATATATAGCCAATGTGACGATCAATTTAGCCTAG
- the miaE gene encoding tRNA isopentenyl-2-thiomethyl-A-37 hydroxylase MiaE: MSTQSLLLPILSFLKCETPQAWVDEAKKKENLDIVLIDHLICELKAAQSAMFLIRKYAVDKQSANALLAWLEPFETLIYKREGDWRELPSKNKLTKSVIPRSDSKYGQDLIDKMVVLIKEELHHFYQVLEIMDEYGVEYRSITPCRYAKGMLRNVKTFEPDAMIDKLIVGAYIEARSCERFAKLAPHVDKRLGDFYISLLRSEARHYQDYLALAEQIAGKDIADRIKFFGELEAELILTADEDFKFHSGVPACSFND; this comes from the coding sequence ATGTCGACTCAATCATTATTATTGCCAATTTTGTCGTTTCTTAAATGTGAAACTCCTCAAGCGTGGGTTGATGAAGCAAAAAAGAAAGAGAACCTCGACATTGTACTTATTGATCACTTAATTTGTGAATTAAAAGCTGCGCAATCGGCCATGTTCTTAATTCGTAAATATGCAGTAGATAAACAAAGTGCTAATGCCTTACTCGCTTGGTTAGAGCCTTTTGAAACGCTTATTTATAAGAGGGAAGGGGATTGGCGCGAGCTGCCTTCAAAAAATAAGCTGACTAAATCAGTTATTCCAAGGTCAGATTCAAAATACGGACAAGATCTTATCGATAAAATGGTAGTATTGATTAAAGAAGAGTTACACCATTTTTATCAGGTGCTAGAGATCATGGATGAATACGGTGTTGAATACCGCAGCATTACTCCATGTAGATACGCGAAAGGTATGTTACGTAACGTGAAAACATTTGAGCCAGATGCGATGATTGATAAATTAATCGTGGGGGCTTACATTGAAGCGCGATCTTGTGAACGGTTTGCAAAGTTAGCGCCTCATGTTGATAAACGCTTAGGGGATTTCTATATATCGTTGCTGCGTTCCGAAGCTCGTCATTACCAAGATTACCTTGCACTCGCTGAACAGATAGCAGGTAAAGATATTGCTGACAGAATCAAATTTTTTGGTGAGCTTGAAGCTGAACTTATTTTAACAGCTGATGAAGATTTTAAGTTTCATTCAGGTGTACCTGCGTGCTCATTTAACGACTAA
- a CDS encoding Yip1 family protein translates to MILNHIWGLYAHPKEEWRTIEKRHESYMYSVVHILTIALIPAICSYFATAHIGWSIGAGPVIKIAESSALAMSVAMYFGIIVGVFALAYLIQWMAITFKASPDFSQSLELASYTVTPLLMVGLTALYPVLWFVTLSGLAALAYSIYLLYSGTPIMMNIPEESGFIYSSSVVTCGLVLLVALMAISAIMFGMGFSTEYIR, encoded by the coding sequence ATGATATTAAATCATATATGGGGGCTTTATGCTCATCCAAAAGAAGAATGGCGCACAATTGAAAAACGCCATGAAAGTTACATGTACAGTGTTGTGCATATACTAACAATCGCATTGATACCAGCTATATGCAGTTATTTTGCAACAGCACATATTGGTTGGTCTATTGGTGCAGGCCCTGTCATTAAAATTGCAGAATCAAGCGCTTTAGCGATGTCAGTTGCCATGTACTTTGGAATTATTGTCGGTGTTTTTGCACTCGCCTATTTGATCCAATGGATGGCTATCACGTTTAAAGCCTCTCCTGACTTTTCACAGTCATTAGAACTAGCGTCATACACTGTTACTCCTTTGTTAATGGTAGGATTAACAGCCTTATACCCTGTACTGTGGTTTGTCACACTTTCGGGTCTTGCTGCACTGGCTTATTCGATTTATTTACTCTATTCAGGGACGCCAATTATGATGAACATACCTGAAGAGAGTGGCTTCATTTATTCAAGCTCAGTAGTCACTTGTGGCTTAGTACTACTTGTCGCGTTAATGGCGATTAGTGCTATTATGTTTGGTATGGGGTTTAGTACTGAATATATTCGATAA
- a CDS encoding ABC transporter ATP-binding protein: MLTIRNLSKTYDNGVQAIKSVSLDIEPGLFGLLGPNGAGKSSLMRTIATLQQPSHGQISFDNKDIIKNPNIIRNCLGYLPQEFGVYPKVSCYDLLDHLALLKGITDKNTRKKQIEQLLYQTNLYDVRKKDVSSYSGGMRQRFGIAQALLGSPKLIIVDEPTAGLDPQERNRFHNLLCEISENIVVILSTHIVEDVSQLCPNMAILAAGEVRLQGKPADLIKRIEGTIWSKMINKDQLAYYKSTFNVISERLITGKTQIIIQSDFQPEIGSEPVEANLEDVYFSTLNKVSQSDTGEFGGSHA, translated from the coding sequence ATGTTAACCATAAGAAATTTATCTAAAACGTACGACAATGGTGTTCAAGCAATCAAATCGGTATCTCTTGATATCGAACCAGGATTATTTGGTTTACTTGGACCAAATGGCGCTGGTAAGTCGTCACTTATGAGGACTATTGCAACATTACAGCAACCATCGCATGGCCAAATTAGTTTTGATAATAAAGATATTATTAAAAATCCTAATATTATTCGCAACTGTTTAGGTTATTTACCTCAGGAGTTTGGTGTATACCCCAAAGTATCTTGCTACGACTTGCTAGATCATCTTGCACTTTTGAAAGGAATAACGGATAAAAATACCCGAAAAAAACAAATAGAACAGTTGCTTTATCAAACCAATTTGTATGATGTTAGAAAGAAGGATGTTAGTTCATATTCTGGAGGGATGCGTCAGCGATTTGGTATTGCGCAAGCACTGCTAGGATCTCCCAAATTAATTATTGTCGATGAACCTACCGCAGGTCTAGATCCACAAGAACGCAATAGATTTCATAATCTATTGTGTGAAATCAGTGAAAATATTGTCGTCATTCTCTCAACGCATATTGTCGAAGATGTTAGCCAATTATGTCCTAATATGGCTATTTTAGCCGCTGGCGAAGTTCGACTGCAGGGCAAACCTGCTGACCTAATTAAGCGAATTGAAGGTACTATTTGGAGTAAAATGATCAATAAAGATCAGTTAGCTTATTACAAATCGACATTTAATGTGATTTCAGAACGTCTGATCACGGGTAAAACACAAATTATTATTCAAAGTGATTTTCAACCTGAGATTGGCAGCGAACCAGTAGAAGCAAATTTAGAAGATGTTTACTTTTCAACGTTAAACAAAGTCTCTCAATCAGATACAGGTGAGTTTGGAGGTAGCCATGCTTAA
- a CDS encoding Vgb family protein — MSSPNIMFYLLLIVVSVFSFTATSQPNNNKLIDDPKQPEGKALITQYCTACHRTNMITRSSGYNADGWQALIHTMIDFSNSPAIEEKIVSYLAKNYPPNDKRTPNLTSGDTEISFTTWHTPTLGQRSRDPIEAENGDIWWAGQRANLIGRIDPDSGKVKEYPLPDNAMPHTVTTDNFGNIWYTGNKNGTMGKLDIKTGEITEFPMPDKQAKDPHSAIFDDKGILWFTLQHSNMIGRLNPESGEIKLVTMNAPKSKPYGIKIDDEGTPWVACNGRNCLVNVDPKTMQLTDIILPNKATRVRRLDIAADGMIWYVNSSQGRLGRYNPDTGDIKEWPSPSGSQSHPYAIAVIDNIVWYNESGMRPDALVRFDPKSETFQSWAIPSGNVYAGIVRHMRKTKQGDLLIHQSSTSKVIRVNIE, encoded by the coding sequence ATGTCATCGCCTAACATTATGTTTTATCTACTTTTAATAGTCGTTAGTGTATTTTCGTTTACAGCCACTAGTCAACCTAACAATAATAAACTCATCGATGACCCTAAACAGCCCGAAGGTAAAGCCTTAATTACACAATATTGTACAGCTTGTCACCGCACCAATATGATCACGCGAAGTTCAGGGTATAACGCCGATGGTTGGCAAGCGTTAATTCACACCATGATCGACTTTTCTAACAGCCCTGCTATTGAAGAAAAAATTGTTAGTTACTTAGCCAAAAATTATCCACCCAATGATAAACGAACACCTAACTTAACATCAGGTGATACCGAAATTAGTTTTACCACATGGCATACGCCAACCCTTGGACAACGTTCTCGTGATCCGATAGAAGCAGAAAATGGTGATATTTGGTGGGCAGGTCAACGTGCAAACCTTATTGGCCGTATTGATCCTGACAGCGGCAAAGTGAAAGAATATCCCCTGCCTGATAATGCTATGCCACATACAGTAACCACTGATAACTTCGGCAACATTTGGTATACAGGAAATAAAAATGGCACCATGGGTAAGCTTGATATAAAAACAGGTGAAATTACTGAATTCCCGATGCCGGACAAACAAGCTAAAGATCCTCACAGTGCAATCTTCGATGATAAAGGCATACTTTGGTTTACCCTTCAGCATAGCAATATGATAGGTAGATTAAATCCAGAATCAGGCGAAATAAAACTGGTAACGATGAACGCTCCTAAATCTAAACCTTATGGGATTAAAATTGATGATGAAGGCACTCCATGGGTAGCCTGTAACGGTAGAAACTGCTTAGTTAACGTTGATCCAAAAACGATGCAATTAACCGATATTATCTTACCTAATAAAGCGACTAGAGTGCGTAGGCTTGATATCGCAGCTGACGGTATGATTTGGTATGTTAATTCATCTCAGGGGCGATTAGGCCGTTACAATCCTGACACTGGAGATATTAAAGAGTGGCCTTCTCCTAGTGGCAGTCAATCTCACCCATATGCCATAGCCGTGATTGATAATATCGTTTGGTATAACGAGTCAGGCATGAGACCAGATGCATTAGTGAGGTTTGATCCCAAAAGTGAGACATTTCAAAGCTGGGCTATCCCTTCAGGTAATGTATATGCAGGAATTGTAAGGCATATGCGAAAAACCAAACAAGGTGATTTATTAATTCATCAAAGCAGCACTAGCAAGGTCATCAGAGTGAATATAGAGTAG
- a CDS encoding ABC transporter permease/M1 family aminopeptidase, producing MLKGLTLFELKYHLKQGSFWAVTFCFVWMAVLINSQRGSALLYANSASAITQTLLFISPYIIFALCVLASATLIRDSQFKMESIIFTTPMDKFQYLASRYLGIVTSSIILFAIVLVAMMLGVLFLDESLVGPINISHYFLAFFIFILPTILLCSSVVFSTAMLSKNTIAVYVAGITIFVLYLLVSILGNSPLIAGSNTLLSDSNGFTALMEPYGLIAFMEQSAFWNSTQRNILTPELSGNLLLNRLLWLAVSAGLFSYTYHKFSFRTVNKISKKPQRTFDNQASQLSPIQSQSYQTVKPQQDFEKFNVSIWFSKLKLEYLTATKGKTFIVLLLVTMVFTLGNLAGNIFNGPINNGQPYYPLTSIILELLEQPLADIGMLIAIFYSVELYWNERDLKVDSLVDTTPTRNVTFYLAKLITVIMVCFTLITTAIVIAIGFQLSQGIVDIQPWLYLILYYYAGVPMLLAAFLALSLQRLAKNKALGLLLALAVFFLSVFVKNLGLEHPLTILAYRPQFIFSNMADTIYHDGAVHWYNLYWLSFGLIISLLTVKYWQRGNSNIAQKLSRSSTYLLASVVVIFLTSGSYIFYQTNIFNEYSSKEQTLRLMQDYEVQYAALAHLPQPTVIDINVNVDIFPDTRRYQAKGRYIIENQTQEDINEVMVSIFKQSHITQNITFNEAALERYDEKYQTYFFTLNTPMKAGEKRTLTFDFSVTHNAFSALDGEHYVTKGGAYIELEDIMPQFGYDLRYVIDDEEERSKRGLPLVKLAMPTKDMQISRDDWVNFETIVSTKKSHQALTVGRLKNTWLDEGRRFFHYQTDGKVQRQLAYISAEFEQIRETYKGVEISLFHSPEHNKDSQYVLNALKHTMDYFSENFGDYQSNQFTVVELPYFSSAQSFGSAQPGMYLGVENRFFNLDNRNVENSEFNPLLRGVSHEFSHQYWGGYIEPNYVGGYALLTETLSKYSELVLSRKVYGEYSTNLEVHLSLDRYLRARSYSNNIEKPLFSTGMEPHIYYAKGKQTMHALLDLLGEEKINQALRDLLSKHGYPNKPTSLDLLNEFYLVSNDGQKGIIDDLFKRVVFHDFSLHSAKTTLLNSGFYETEIDISTVKLVLDVKTNTEEKAPINDSLDVALYSGFPKVNNENMLSIQKVKFNKERNIVLIKSKEKPSHVTIDPNRFRIDRNIADNTIAVKLH from the coding sequence ATGCTTAAAGGATTAACGCTATTTGAGCTAAAGTATCATCTTAAACAAGGGAGTTTTTGGGCGGTAACGTTTTGTTTCGTTTGGATGGCTGTTTTGATTAACTCGCAGCGTGGTTCTGCTCTATTATATGCAAATTCAGCTTCTGCGATCACACAAACGCTTTTGTTTATATCTCCTTATATTATTTTTGCATTATGTGTCTTGGCTTCTGCAACATTGATCCGAGATAGTCAATTTAAGATGGAATCCATCATTTTTACAACGCCTATGGATAAATTTCAGTATCTCGCAAGTCGTTATTTGGGGATTGTCACTTCATCGATAATACTGTTTGCTATTGTACTTGTTGCCATGATGTTAGGTGTATTATTTTTAGATGAAAGCTTGGTAGGGCCAATTAACATTAGTCATTATTTTTTAGCTTTTTTTATATTTATTCTACCCACTATTTTATTGTGTTCATCAGTCGTTTTTTCGACGGCAATGCTATCTAAAAATACCATTGCTGTTTATGTAGCTGGCATAACGATTTTCGTACTTTACCTATTAGTATCTATTTTGGGGAATTCCCCTTTAATTGCCGGTTCTAATACGCTATTAAGCGATAGTAACGGGTTTACGGCATTAATGGAGCCATATGGCTTAATCGCTTTTATGGAACAATCTGCGTTTTGGAATAGTACCCAACGTAATATATTAACACCGGAGTTGTCAGGTAATCTTCTTCTCAATCGCTTGCTTTGGCTTGCTGTTAGTGCTGGACTTTTTTCGTATACGTATCATAAGTTTAGTTTTAGGACAGTTAACAAAATATCCAAGAAGCCACAGAGAACATTTGACAATCAAGCTAGCCAATTATCGCCTATCCAATCACAAAGCTATCAAACAGTGAAGCCTCAGCAAGATTTTGAAAAATTTAACGTATCGATTTGGTTTTCAAAACTTAAGCTAGAATATTTAACTGCGACCAAAGGTAAAACATTTATCGTATTGTTACTTGTTACTATGGTTTTTACTTTGGGGAATTTAGCTGGGAATATTTTTAACGGACCAATAAACAATGGTCAGCCCTATTACCCATTAACGTCAATTATATTAGAGCTATTAGAACAACCATTAGCTGATATCGGCATGTTGATTGCCATCTTTTATTCTGTCGAATTATATTGGAACGAACGTGATTTAAAAGTTGATTCGCTAGTTGATACGACACCAACGAGAAACGTAACGTTTTATTTAGCAAAGTTAATTACCGTTATTATGGTTTGTTTTACCTTGATAACCACTGCAATAGTAATTGCTATTGGCTTTCAGCTGTCACAAGGTATTGTTGATATTCAACCTTGGTTATACCTTATATTGTACTACTATGCTGGTGTCCCAATGCTATTAGCGGCTTTTCTAGCGCTTAGCTTGCAGCGATTAGCTAAAAACAAAGCCTTAGGATTATTACTCGCTCTCGCCGTATTTTTCCTTAGTGTTTTCGTTAAAAATTTAGGCTTAGAGCACCCGTTAACTATTTTGGCGTACCGTCCGCAGTTTATTTTTTCTAACATGGCGGATACGATTTACCACGATGGGGCTGTTCATTGGTATAATCTTTATTGGTTATCGTTTGGTCTTATTATTTCGCTGCTCACGGTTAAGTATTGGCAACGCGGTAACTCTAATATTGCACAGAAACTCTCGAGGAGCAGCACCTACTTATTAGCTAGCGTTGTCGTGATTTTTCTTACAAGTGGTAGCTATATTTTCTATCAAACTAATATCTTCAATGAATATTCTTCAAAAGAGCAAACATTGCGGCTGATGCAGGATTATGAAGTTCAATATGCTGCATTAGCTCATTTACCTCAACCAACTGTGATAGATATAAATGTTAATGTTGACATATTTCCAGACACTAGACGCTATCAGGCCAAAGGGCGCTATATTATTGAGAATCAAACCCAAGAAGATATTAACGAGGTGATGGTTTCAATATTTAAGCAAAGTCACATAACCCAAAACATTACCTTTAATGAGGCTGCACTTGAACGCTACGATGAAAAATATCAAACCTATTTTTTTACATTAAATACGCCAATGAAAGCAGGTGAGAAGCGGACACTTACGTTTGACTTTTCCGTGACACATAATGCTTTTTCAGCACTCGATGGTGAACATTACGTAACAAAAGGTGGCGCCTACATTGAACTTGAAGACATCATGCCGCAATTTGGCTATGACTTACGCTATGTTATTGATGATGAGGAAGAAAGGAGTAAGCGGGGCTTACCTTTAGTTAAACTGGCGATGCCAACAAAAGACATGCAGATATCGAGAGACGACTGGGTTAATTTTGAGACGATTGTTTCCACAAAGAAGTCGCATCAAGCATTAACAGTAGGACGCTTAAAAAATACGTGGCTAGATGAAGGTAGGCGTTTTTTTCATTATCAAACTGACGGAAAAGTTCAACGTCAGTTAGCGTATATCTCTGCAGAATTTGAGCAGATTAGAGAAACATATAAAGGCGTTGAAATTAGTCTTTTTCATAGCCCTGAACATAATAAGGATAGTCAGTATGTACTTAATGCGCTAAAGCATACAATGGATTATTTTTCTGAGAACTTTGGTGATTACCAATCAAATCAATTTACGGTTGTTGAACTACCTTATTTTTCTAGTGCTCAATCCTTTGGTAGTGCTCAACCGGGGATGTATTTAGGCGTAGAGAATCGTTTTTTCAATCTTGATAATCGTAATGTTGAAAATAGTGAATTTAACCCGCTATTACGAGGCGTTTCCCATGAGTTTTCTCACCAATACTGGGGCGGTTATATTGAACCAAATTATGTAGGTGGTTACGCTCTTTTGACTGAAACATTAAGCAAGTATAGTGAGTTAGTGCTATCAAGAAAGGTGTATGGCGAATATTCAACAAACCTTGAAGTTCACTTGTCATTAGACCGTTATTTGCGCGCTAGGTCTTATAGCAACAATATCGAAAAACCTTTATTTTCTACAGGAATGGAACCACATATTTATTATGCTAAAGGTAAGCAAACAATGCATGCTTTACTGGACTTACTTGGAGAAGAGAAAATTAACCAAGCGTTGAGAGACTTACTAAGCAAACATGGTTACCCCAATAAACCAACATCACTGGATTTATTAAATGAATTCTATTTAGTGTCAAACGACGGTCAAAAAGGAATAATAGATGATCTATTTAAGCGCGTTGTTTTCCATGATTTTTCGCTGCATAGTGCTAAAACCACTCTGTTAAATAGTGGCTTTTATGAAACGGAAATTGATATAAGTACCGTCAAACTTGTGTTAGATGTAAAAACTAATACCGAAGAAAAAGCACCTATCAATGACAGCTTAGATGTCGCGTTATATTCAGGGTTTCCCAAAGTGAACAACGAAAATATGCTTTCGATTCAGAAAGTGAAATTTAATAAAGAACGCAATATTGTCTTGATAAAATCTAAAGAAAAACCAAGTCACGTGACTATTGATCCGAATCGATTCCGAATCGATAGGAATATAGCCGACAATACAATTGCAGTTAAGTTGCATTAA